One window of Terriglobus roseus genomic DNA carries:
- a CDS encoding HNH endonuclease signature motif containing protein gives MTKPKQIVMHCPCGNAKVLAKGLCSTCYTLKRQDEEYFGGHREEVLKRDDYRCRVPGCTTLKRGKRSVAVHHREAGNSDPAKMLTLCLPCHAKVTRTFYVQDDWPEFLRVLWREQHPEGHEQGALDFVTTTPQAKNVLLFKEMDDRPEAKRTRQR, from the coding sequence ATGACGAAGCCGAAGCAGATCGTGATGCATTGCCCCTGTGGGAACGCCAAGGTTCTCGCAAAGGGCCTGTGCTCGACGTGCTATACGCTGAAGCGCCAGGATGAGGAGTACTTCGGCGGTCATCGTGAGGAAGTGCTGAAGCGTGACGACTATCGCTGCCGCGTTCCAGGATGCACAACTCTGAAGCGTGGGAAGCGCTCGGTGGCGGTACATCACAGGGAAGCGGGGAACAGCGACCCGGCAAAGATGCTGACGCTGTGCTTGCCATGTCACGCGAAGGTGACACGCACCTTTTACGTGCAGGACGACTGGCCGGAGTTCTTGCGAGTGCTGTGGCGAGAACAACATCCTGAGGGGCATGAGCAGGGCGCTTTAGATTTCGTGACGACGACGCCTCAAGCGAAGAACGTATTGCTCTTCAAAGAGATGGATGATCGGCCGGAAGCAAAACGAACGCGACAGCGGTAG
- a CDS encoding N-6 DNA methylase yields the protein MSLLPTTSTNHLGQFFTAPYVGEILVSRIKTNPKLVIDLGSGSGVLSSAALRRWRHANLVSVDIDARIATKHPHHFTKAELGRFAHVHADALCLDVSSRIGVRQGSADVAVCNPPYARLRWRKHFDALLDEVGLRVLPASSDIPAELMFIAQNLRLLSPGGQAGIIVPDALISAQKYAPLRRALIREHSVKSVIQLPIGSFRGTEARGHILLLAKQTPSTRTIELIELVKGKGLSRSVHINFDEAEARLDFDYHAVRRADAYSSGIKLADVTEAVSRGTFSSAEIKALQVPTFHLADFAAQDKHRKVHLSGNLSLISEFPKSTVARPGDILLARIGRHLERQLCLVTSGYAVLSDCVYRLEVPRQHRTRVMRYLSSDHGRALLGSAAHGSAARHLSKADLLSMPLDSL from the coding sequence ATGTCCTTGCTACCGACAACATCGACGAACCATCTCGGTCAGTTCTTCACGGCGCCATACGTCGGAGAGATCCTGGTCTCGAGAATCAAGACCAACCCGAAGCTCGTTATCGACTTGGGGTCAGGAAGCGGCGTCCTTAGTTCGGCAGCCTTACGGCGCTGGCGGCATGCGAATCTCGTGAGCGTCGATATTGACGCTCGGATCGCAACGAAACACCCTCACCATTTCACAAAGGCTGAACTGGGACGCTTTGCTCATGTCCATGCTGACGCTCTATGCCTTGATGTCAGTTCACGTATAGGGGTCCGGCAGGGCAGTGCAGACGTCGCCGTTTGTAATCCTCCTTACGCAAGACTGCGCTGGAGGAAGCATTTCGATGCACTTTTGGATGAAGTTGGGCTGAGAGTGCTGCCTGCCTCCTCTGACATACCGGCAGAGTTGATGTTTATCGCTCAGAACCTACGGCTGCTGAGTCCCGGTGGGCAAGCAGGCATCATTGTGCCCGATGCGTTAATCTCAGCTCAAAAATACGCTCCTCTTCGGCGAGCATTGATTCGAGAGCATTCCGTCAAATCTGTAATCCAGCTACCGATTGGGTCCTTCAGGGGAACCGAAGCTCGTGGCCACATCCTACTCTTGGCAAAACAGACTCCAAGCACGCGAACGATTGAGCTAATCGAACTTGTGAAAGGAAAGGGGCTTAGCCGCTCCGTACACATAAACTTCGATGAAGCCGAAGCCCGCCTAGACTTCGACTATCATGCCGTTCGTCGGGCTGATGCCTACTCTTCGGGTATAAAGCTGGCTGATGTGACTGAGGCCGTGAGTCGCGGCACCTTTAGTTCGGCGGAGATAAAAGCGCTACAGGTACCAACCTTTCATTTGGCAGACTTTGCTGCTCAAGACAAACATCGAAAGGTACACCTTTCTGGGAACCTCAGCTTGATCTCAGAGTTCCCAAAGAGCACAGTTGCCAGACCAGGTGACATTCTGCTTGCTCGGATCGGACGTCACCTTGAGCGTCAGCTCTGTCTAGTGACAAGCGGATACGCTGTTCTGTCAGATTGTGTGTACCGCCTCGAGGTTCCTCGTCAGCACCGCACTCGAGTGATGCGCTACCTGTCCTCAGATCATGGTCGCGCCTTGTTGGGTTCGGCGGCGCACGGATCAGCGGCACGACACCTGTCCAAAGCTGATCTTCTTTCTATGCCACTCGATTCGCTGTGA
- a CDS encoding VIT1/CCC1 transporter family protein: MRRHREHHKQDRIGWLRAAVLGANDGVISVSSIMLGVTSAQASRGSILLSGVAGLTAGAMSMAAGEYVSVHSQADTEAAELERERSELAEDPIGEQAELSQIYVRRGLSADLATQVAQELMRHDALAAHMRDELGITDESNARPVQAALASAASFTVGAALPLCLALLAPVLHATPLIVIGSLLTLAVLGGLAAYVGGASIWKGVVRVTFWGAFAMAVTAGIGALIGNRGI, encoded by the coding sequence ATGCGAAGACACCGTGAACACCACAAGCAAGACAGAATTGGATGGCTACGTGCTGCCGTCCTTGGTGCAAATGACGGTGTAATCTCCGTTTCAAGCATTATGCTTGGAGTCACAAGTGCGCAGGCTTCGCGTGGCAGCATCCTTCTTTCTGGAGTTGCTGGCCTTACTGCTGGTGCCATGTCTATGGCGGCCGGAGAGTACGTTTCCGTTCATTCTCAAGCCGACACCGAAGCCGCGGAACTCGAACGCGAGCGATCAGAGCTTGCTGAAGACCCAATCGGTGAGCAGGCGGAGTTATCTCAAATCTACGTGCGGCGGGGCCTAAGCGCTGATTTGGCCACGCAGGTTGCGCAAGAGCTTATGCGCCACGATGCTCTCGCCGCTCATATGCGCGATGAGCTGGGGATAACCGATGAGAGCAACGCGCGGCCGGTACAAGCTGCACTCGCTTCGGCAGCGAGCTTCACTGTAGGTGCGGCACTTCCGCTCTGTCTCGCACTTCTTGCACCCGTCTTGCACGCCACACCCTTGATCGTGATCGGCTCACTACTCACCCTGGCCGTCCTAGGTGGACTAGCCGCATACGTTGGAGGAGCTTCCATTTGGAAGGGCGTAGTGCGAGTCACTTTCTGGGGAGCGTTCGCTATGGCAGTAACCGCCGGCATCGGCGCTTTGATAGGAAACAGAGGTATCTGA
- a CDS encoding sulfite exporter TauE/SafE family protein, with protein MTPLAMLGGLLIGVVIGAISGLIGIGGGAFLIPALTFFYGMSQKRAQGTSVATILLPIGIFAFLTYYKAGHVDVKLAMLIGVGFAIGGWFGGAWAQHLPDIVLRRGFVVLLVLLAAKLAFGQ; from the coding sequence ATGACTCCCTTGGCAATGTTGGGAGGTCTGCTTATCGGTGTGGTGATCGGTGCCATCTCTGGTCTGATCGGCATTGGAGGCGGGGCGTTCCTGATTCCAGCTCTAACCTTTTTCTACGGGATGTCTCAAAAGCGGGCGCAAGGCACGTCAGTTGCTACTATTCTCTTGCCCATCGGCATCTTCGCGTTCTTGACCTATTACAAAGCTGGACATGTCGACGTAAAACTGGCGATGCTCATCGGCGTTGGCTTTGCTATTGGAGGTTGGTTCGGAGGAGCCTGGGCCCAGCACCTGCCTGACATCGTACTTCGAAGAGGCTTTGTTGTTCTTCTGGTATTGCTTGCCGCAAAACTGGCATTTGGCCAGTAA
- a CDS encoding ArsR/SmtB family transcription factor, translated as MSEKMLDLVARRFRMLGEPYRLRILQELEVGERSVGELVAALDGNQSNVSKHLQVLYDAGLVGRRRDGNSILYGISDPMVFKLCALVCQSEADKKRRDFEELGKPVAARSKR; from the coding sequence ATGAGTGAGAAGATGCTGGACCTGGTTGCCCGCCGCTTCCGGATGCTGGGCGAGCCCTACCGTTTACGAATCCTGCAAGAACTTGAGGTGGGAGAACGTTCTGTCGGCGAATTGGTTGCCGCGCTGGACGGAAATCAATCGAATGTCTCGAAGCACCTGCAGGTTCTGTATGACGCGGGTTTGGTTGGCCGCAGGCGTGACGGAAACTCGATCCTCTATGGCATCAGCGATCCCATGGTGTTTAAGCTCTGCGCCTTGGTTTGTCAGAGTGAGGCAGATAAGAAGCGCCGCGATTTTGAAGAGCTGGGTAAGCCCGTAGCTGCAAGGAGCAAACGATGA
- a CDS encoding YgaP family membrane protein has product MTAQHKPWAMERQVRVVAGSLVLLFVLLGSLVWKYFFAAAGLVGVGLIFAGVSNTCMMASVLGRMPWNQPKKITA; this is encoded by the coding sequence TTGACCGCACAACACAAGCCCTGGGCCATGGAGCGGCAGGTGCGGGTCGTCGCGGGCTCCCTGGTATTGCTCTTCGTGCTGCTCGGCTCGCTCGTGTGGAAGTATTTCTTCGCAGCAGCCGGACTGGTAGGAGTGGGGTTGATCTTCGCTGGCGTCAGCAACACCTGCATGATGGCTTCGGTACTGGGGCGGATGCCCTGGAACCAGCCGAAGAAGATCACCGCATGA
- a CDS encoding YeiH family protein: MDSKKIFFVGVIIAASGLVSPPLALLAGIVFGFSVAHPYRAESHSLAKFLLQASVIGLGFGMNLHEVIHAGRSGFVYTAISITFAIALGLLLGKWMKIAPKASFLITCGTAICGGSAIAALAPITDASEEDMAVSLGTVFTLNAVALLAFPLIGWWLHFTQDQFGLWAALAIHDTSSVVGAAAKYGPQALAVGTTVKLARALWIVPLSFATAMFTKSKAKVQFPWFILLFLLAAVASTYLPSFSSMYMPLNHLGKIGLTVTLFLIGTGLSRETFRQVGVRPMVQGVVLWVVVATLSLLAIRSHLIGI; encoded by the coding sequence GTGGATTCCAAGAAGATTTTCTTTGTCGGTGTGATCATCGCTGCCAGTGGCCTGGTGTCGCCGCCGCTGGCTCTTTTGGCGGGCATCGTGTTCGGCTTTTCCGTGGCGCATCCCTATCGGGCTGAAAGCCACTCGCTCGCGAAGTTCCTGCTTCAGGCCTCGGTCATTGGCCTTGGCTTTGGGATGAATCTGCATGAGGTGATTCACGCCGGCCGGTCCGGTTTTGTGTACACAGCCATCAGCATTACCTTCGCCATTGCTCTGGGCTTGTTGCTTGGCAAGTGGATGAAGATCGCCCCCAAGGCTTCCTTCCTCATCACCTGCGGGACTGCGATCTGCGGTGGGAGCGCCATTGCGGCACTCGCTCCCATCACAGATGCAAGCGAAGAAGACATGGCCGTCTCTCTCGGAACCGTGTTCACCCTCAATGCGGTGGCGTTGCTCGCGTTCCCCCTGATCGGCTGGTGGCTTCATTTCACGCAGGATCAATTCGGCCTGTGGGCCGCTCTGGCCATCCACGATACGAGTTCTGTTGTGGGGGCAGCAGCGAAGTATGGTCCCCAGGCTCTTGCGGTGGGAACAACGGTTAAGTTGGCGAGGGCGCTTTGGATCGTCCCCCTGTCGTTTGCGACGGCGATGTTCACGAAGAGCAAGGCGAAGGTTCAGTTCCCGTGGTTCATTCTTCTATTTCTGCTCGCGGCAGTTGCCAGCACGTACCTCCCATCATTCTCCAGCATGTATATGCCGCTCAACCATCTGGGCAAGATCGGCCTGACAGTAACGCTGTTTCTTATCGGCACGGGGCTCTCCAGGGAGACCTTCCGCCAGGTCGGGGTGCGCCCAATGGTCCAAGGAGTCGTGCTTTGGGTGGTTGTTGCAACCCTCTCCCTGCTGGCAATACGAAGCCACCTCATCGGGATTTAG
- a CDS encoding zinc ribbon domain-containing protein, translated as MPKQTAHRDLKGSQVEIDQDQFEVVEQRADYIPAAQLIDGTATADLLNRVHHALMAKGTTLIVGPRGCGKTHMMRYTSVVCQDSKDLPFCVYVSFNRYYRLEPLTKARSNAIDLFHAWVLARIVLGVNETLSSITFPSLFQQQSLNLLEFPAPRYQSLVDKLERGLGLDDQEEEVFNSLSIERLKVLIDSAAHASGRKRSVLLLDDAALTLTPEYLQELFDIIRSIKSPTIAPKASVYPGTTEYGPRFHATQEAQILSVWLSIDDPEYSEVMGAIARQRYPEFDKIPPDASEYLKFASFGIPRAYLMMLHQYRLSSERSQQSLNRIVEEHATARVEEYRSLALKAPRFATLIRKGEEVFRTTVRALKDQNDVLENRNEKQLLIGISGAEPYPLIGRMLHLLMEAGLLFEHPKVSHGGPDRTYDRYTPHLAALLQVRAFSGKERGTSPRQVVEALKRRSTKHPLRRSLTSLIDKSELDALRLDLPPCAKCHTPRLSEGQRFCHQCGNELSDVSTFARCMSLSLTQVPGLTSWLRERIEEDLSQIKTIGDLLAHQDPGTELRKIKRVGQKRAAKVIDAVTIFVDEFLS; from the coding sequence TTGCCTAAGCAAACTGCACATCGTGATCTAAAAGGCTCGCAGGTCGAAATTGACCAGGACCAATTCGAGGTAGTTGAGCAGCGCGCAGACTATATACCCGCCGCGCAGCTCATCGACGGTACGGCCACTGCCGACTTGCTCAACCGTGTTCATCATGCCTTGATGGCGAAAGGTACCACGTTGATTGTCGGGCCTCGTGGCTGCGGCAAAACGCACATGATGCGATACACATCGGTCGTCTGTCAGGATTCCAAAGACTTACCGTTCTGTGTGTACGTGAGTTTCAACCGCTATTACCGTCTTGAGCCGCTCACAAAGGCTCGGTCAAACGCCATAGATCTTTTCCACGCATGGGTACTCGCACGCATTGTGCTAGGTGTTAATGAAACGCTTTCGTCCATCACCTTCCCTTCCCTTTTCCAGCAGCAGTCTCTCAACCTGTTGGAGTTTCCCGCCCCTCGGTACCAATCTCTTGTAGACAAGCTAGAGCGCGGCTTGGGTTTGGATGACCAGGAAGAGGAAGTGTTCAACAGCCTATCAATAGAACGATTAAAGGTTCTGATCGATTCGGCTGCTCACGCTTCCGGTCGGAAGCGATCGGTTCTCCTGCTCGATGACGCAGCGCTGACGCTCACCCCCGAGTACCTGCAAGAGCTGTTCGACATCATCAGGTCCATCAAGAGTCCTACCATCGCACCCAAAGCCTCGGTGTACCCAGGAACAACCGAGTATGGCCCCCGTTTCCATGCAACGCAAGAGGCTCAGATCTTATCGGTATGGCTTTCAATTGATGATCCTGAATACTCAGAAGTGATGGGGGCAATTGCGAGGCAGCGGTATCCGGAATTCGACAAGATTCCACCCGATGCTTCTGAATACCTCAAGTTTGCTTCGTTCGGCATTCCTCGCGCTTATCTGATGATGTTGCATCAATACCGGCTTTCGTCGGAACGCTCCCAACAAAGTTTGAATCGGATCGTCGAGGAACATGCGACTGCGCGAGTTGAGGAGTATAGGTCCTTGGCTCTGAAGGCACCGCGCTTCGCCACTCTAATCCGAAAGGGAGAAGAAGTTTTTAGGACCACAGTGAGGGCGTTGAAAGATCAGAATGACGTTCTGGAAAACAGAAACGAAAAGCAGCTTCTAATCGGCATTTCGGGGGCCGAACCTTATCCGCTTATAGGGCGCATGCTTCATCTCCTCATGGAGGCAGGTTTGCTCTTCGAACATCCCAAGGTTTCTCATGGGGGACCAGATCGCACCTATGATCGCTACACCCCTCATTTGGCTGCGCTCCTGCAGGTCCGTGCGTTTTCTGGCAAGGAGCGCGGCACGTCCCCTCGTCAGGTCGTTGAAGCCTTAAAGAGACGCTCAACAAAACATCCATTGCGGCGAAGTCTGACCAGCCTAATCGACAAGAGTGAGCTAGATGCTCTCAGGCTCGACCTTCCCCCATGCGCTAAATGTCATACCCCACGTCTTTCGGAGGGGCAGCGCTTCTGCCATCAGTGCGGAAACGAGCTTTCAGATGTTTCTACTTTTGCCCGTTGCATGTCACTGTCCCTAACGCAAGTGCCTGGACTCACCTCGTGGCTGCGGGAACGAATCGAAGAGGATCTGTCACAGATCAAGACAATTGGTGATCTTCTTGCGCACCAGGACCCCGGCACCGAACTCCGAAAGATTAAACGAGTCGGGCAAAAACGAGCAGCAAAAGTCATCGATGCAGTAACCATTTTCGTAGACGAGTTCTTGTCATGA
- a CDS encoding recombinase family protein translates to MSTLDQREDRQLEGVTVDRRFVDHVSGKDVKRPQLTAMLSFVREGDTVVCHSMDRLGRNLDDLRKLVFGLTERGIRVEFRKENLIFTGEDSPMANLLLSVMGAIAEFERQLIRERQREGIELAKKRGVYKGRPRTLSAEVVASLVQRFEAGEKPSVLAREFGVSRMTLHRYRTKAIGAGSS, encoded by the coding sequence GTGAGCACGCTCGACCAACGTGAGGATCGGCAGCTCGAAGGCGTGACGGTGGACCGCCGTTTCGTGGATCACGTTTCAGGCAAAGACGTAAAACGGCCGCAGCTCACAGCCATGCTCTCGTTCGTCCGCGAGGGAGACACCGTGGTGTGTCACTCGATGGACCGGCTGGGCCGCAACCTGGATGATCTTCGCAAGCTGGTCTTCGGCTTGACAGAACGAGGCATACGCGTCGAGTTCCGCAAGGAAAATCTCATCTTCACCGGCGAGGACTCGCCGATGGCGAATCTGCTGTTGAGCGTTATGGGAGCCATTGCAGAGTTTGAGAGGCAACTGATTCGTGAGCGCCAACGAGAGGGAATTGAGCTTGCGAAAAAGCGCGGCGTTTACAAAGGCAGGCCAAGAACGCTGAGTGCGGAAGTCGTCGCTTCGCTCGTCCAAAGGTTTGAAGCCGGGGAAAAGCCGTCGGTGCTTGCGCGAGAATTTGGGGTTTCGAGAATGACTCTGCATCGCTATAGAACGAAAGCGATCGGCGCGGGCTCCTCATGA
- a CDS encoding GIY-YIG nuclease family protein, producing the protein MNAVEIEAAVTDLAAEQFNALEFPFQFLAAFDKKETTLKRLRKGDSNKSDVVGGVLLQRSLQRALYEPERQGRRLTQGSMGPLFGGTLEDGDIPSGTIYVLRSLSTKPQIAAMRDVLFKIGVTGGRVEDRIGNAERDPTYLLAPVEIVATWKLANIKQFKFEQTIHRILASAQLQLHVPDRFGIPVEPREWFVVPLPVINEIMERIQDESITEFVYDPSAGGLRRLTSAHA; encoded by the coding sequence ATGAACGCAGTTGAAATTGAGGCGGCGGTAACGGATCTCGCAGCGGAGCAGTTCAATGCTCTGGAGTTTCCATTCCAGTTTCTAGCCGCTTTCGATAAAAAAGAGACCACGCTCAAGCGCCTGCGTAAGGGTGACTCCAACAAAAGTGACGTAGTTGGCGGCGTACTACTGCAGCGATCCTTACAGCGCGCGCTCTATGAGCCGGAAAGACAAGGCCGCCGTCTCACCCAGGGAAGCATGGGTCCACTTTTCGGAGGCACTTTGGAAGACGGGGACATTCCAAGTGGAACGATCTACGTGCTGCGAAGCCTCTCGACCAAACCGCAGATTGCGGCGATGCGCGATGTGCTCTTCAAAATTGGGGTGACAGGAGGCCGTGTCGAGGACAGAATCGGCAACGCCGAACGAGACCCAACCTACTTGCTCGCCCCAGTGGAGATTGTTGCCACTTGGAAACTCGCCAACATCAAGCAATTCAAGTTTGAACAAACAATCCACCGCATCTTGGCGTCGGCCCAGCTTCAGCTTCACGTACCTGACCGGTTTGGCATACCGGTAGAGCCAAGAGAGTGGTTCGTGGTTCCGCTACCCGTTATCAACGAGATCATGGAGCGCATCCAGGATGAATCGATAACCGAGTTTGTGTACGACCCTTCGGCTGGCGGGTTGCGTCGGCTGACCTCAGCCCACGCTTAG
- a CDS encoding heavy-metal-associated domain-containing protein, which yields MNKLIVLAALSLSTLAAHAEYNQVNMTVFGMDCAPCAHAIHVSMKGIQGVNKVDVDLNSGLVSIQLAVGNGAGMQQFNQAVEKNGFTHKDAKIVAKGKITGTADAPVFEVAGTNDRYSLSGSGTNVSSLLGKTVSITGTLPQAPKGKVPDTLKYDSISEAK from the coding sequence ATGAATAAGCTCATCGTTCTCGCAGCGCTCTCGCTTTCCACACTCGCCGCCCACGCCGAGTACAACCAAGTCAACATGACCGTCTTCGGGATGGATTGTGCTCCCTGCGCTCATGCGATTCACGTCTCGATGAAGGGCATACAGGGAGTCAATAAGGTCGATGTCGACCTGAACAGCGGCCTTGTTTCGATCCAGCTCGCGGTCGGCAACGGGGCTGGAATGCAGCAGTTCAATCAGGCTGTAGAGAAGAACGGATTCACTCACAAGGACGCGAAGATCGTCGCCAAGGGAAAGATCACCGGCACGGCCGATGCACCTGTGTTTGAGGTGGCCGGCACGAACGATAGGTACTCGCTGAGCGGGTCAGGGACGAACGTCTCTTCCCTGCTCGGCAAGACTGTCAGCATCACCGGCACGCTCCCACAGGCTCCCAAGGGTAAAGTCCCAGACACGCTCAAGTACGACTCCATCTCGGAGGCGAAATGA
- a CDS encoding MBL fold metallo-hydrolase, with amino-acid sequence MNVKQFEIPGLSQYAYVISSEGEAIVIDPIRDYNRYLEYAEKQGLTIRYVTETHIHADFASGAAALATATGAELVLSGHDEGELYRYAMPHRTLRDGEELSLGKIKVRAIHTPGHTPEHLSFLLLGEGTDTFEPTALFSGDFLFAGSLGRPDLLGGGETQRLARELYRSVHERIAMLPDEVRVCPGHGAGSLCGSGMSDQTESTLGEERRTQHLFRLDENEFVREILASAPPLPTYYPRMKALNSSGAVDVHEVASPKPLSPGQFNLHMKNGHVTLLDLRRPEAFGGAHIPNAINIGAGQNLSLWAGWLLDPETQILLIGDSGTIEEARLSLLRVGLDCVEGYLAKGFPTWIESGLPIARTRQLSTQEMHDRASSVEVVDVRSDQEWKAGHIAGAKHIMLGDLTKRLQELQSSLPLYVACGSGYRSNIAASLLQQAGFTDVSSMAGGMMAWNAQHLPLGDV; translated from the coding sequence ATGAACGTGAAGCAATTCGAAATCCCAGGCTTATCTCAATACGCCTACGTGATCTCGTCCGAAGGCGAAGCCATCGTCATTGACCCCATACGTGACTACAACCGCTACCTTGAGTACGCCGAAAAGCAAGGGCTAACCATCAGGTATGTAACCGAGACCCACATCCACGCCGACTTCGCATCAGGAGCCGCCGCGTTGGCAACAGCTACGGGCGCGGAACTTGTCTTGAGTGGACACGATGAGGGAGAGCTATACCGCTATGCCATGCCGCACCGTACGCTCCGCGATGGTGAGGAACTGTCGCTTGGCAAGATCAAGGTAAGAGCGATACATACTCCAGGGCACACCCCGGAGCATCTTTCCTTCCTTCTGCTTGGTGAAGGCACAGATACGTTCGAACCGACGGCACTTTTTTCGGGTGACTTCCTCTTTGCCGGTTCTCTAGGAAGACCGGATCTTCTGGGGGGTGGAGAAACACAGCGACTCGCAAGGGAGCTATATCGGAGTGTGCATGAGCGGATCGCAATGCTGCCTGACGAAGTCCGTGTTTGTCCAGGTCACGGTGCGGGGTCGCTCTGTGGCTCTGGCATGAGCGATCAGACGGAATCGACTCTGGGTGAGGAACGAAGGACGCAGCATCTCTTCAGACTCGATGAAAATGAGTTTGTCCGTGAGATTCTGGCAAGCGCTCCTCCACTGCCAACCTACTACCCACGGATGAAGGCACTCAACTCTTCCGGAGCGGTCGACGTTCACGAAGTTGCATCACCGAAGCCGTTGTCACCAGGCCAGTTCAATCTCCACATGAAGAATGGTCATGTCACGCTGCTCGATCTTCGTAGACCTGAGGCGTTCGGTGGCGCGCATATACCAAATGCCATCAACATTGGAGCCGGACAGAATTTGTCACTCTGGGCTGGTTGGTTGCTGGACCCCGAGACCCAGATTTTGCTGATCGGAGACTCTGGAACTATCGAAGAAGCTCGCCTTTCTCTCTTGAGGGTTGGCCTCGATTGTGTTGAGGGATATCTTGCGAAGGGCTTTCCAACCTGGATCGAATCCGGCCTTCCTATCGCTCGCACGAGGCAGCTTTCGACGCAGGAAATGCACGATCGTGCGAGTAGCGTGGAAGTTGTGGATGTACGGAGCGATCAGGAGTGGAAAGCAGGCCACATCGCAGGAGCGAAGCACATCATGCTGGGCGATCTCACCAAGCGCCTTCAAGAACTGCAGAGCAGTCTCCCACTCTACGTCGCGTGCGGCTCGGGTTACAGGTCGAACATCGCAGCAAGCTTGTTGCAACAGGCTGGCTTTACCGATGTCAGCAGTATGGCAGGTGGCATGATGGCCTGGAATGCCCAACACCTTCCCCTGGGAGATGTTTGA